Proteins from a single region of Pseudopedobacter saltans DSM 12145:
- the trpC gene encoding indole-3-glycerol phosphate synthase TrpC has protein sequence MNILDKIVARKKEEVVEAKKKYTIQDLEKSFSFHRETYKLTDFLKDPSKTGIIAEFKRKSPSKGIINDKVSVEQVTTGYASAGASALSVLTDKDFFMGHEDDLIAARKVNGIPILRKDFMVDEFQIIEAKAIGADIILLIAACLTAEETKRFAELAKSLGLSTLLEVHGQDELDYSLNQYIDVVGVNNRNLKDFSVSVETSLQLAETIPTEFLKISESAISNPETVKMLKKAGFDGFLIGENFMKTSDPAQAMRDFVALI, from the coding sequence ATGAATATTCTTGATAAAATTGTAGCCAGGAAAAAGGAGGAAGTTGTTGAGGCAAAGAAGAAATATACTATTCAGGATCTGGAAAAAAGCTTTTCGTTCCACAGGGAAACCTATAAGCTGACAGATTTCCTGAAAGATCCTAGTAAAACTGGTATAATTGCGGAGTTTAAAAGAAAATCTCCATCGAAAGGAATTATCAATGATAAGGTTTCTGTAGAGCAAGTTACCACCGGATATGCATCGGCAGGCGCATCGGCTTTATCAGTTTTAACGGATAAGGATTTCTTCATGGGGCATGAAGATGATTTGATAGCAGCGAGAAAAGTGAATGGTATTCCCATTCTACGAAAAGATTTTATGGTAGATGAGTTTCAGATAATCGAGGCGAAGGCTATTGGTGCAGATATTATTTTGTTAATAGCAGCTTGTTTAACAGCAGAGGAGACTAAGCGTTTTGCCGAATTAGCGAAATCTTTGGGATTAAGTACTTTGCTGGAAGTACACGGTCAGGACGAATTGGATTATAGTTTAAACCAATATATTGATGTCGTTGGTGTAAATAACAGGAATCTCAAAGATTTTTCAGTGTCAGTAGAAACATCCTTACAATTGGCCGAAACTATACCGACTGAATTTTTAAAGATTTCGGAAAGCGCAATAAGCAATCCGGAAACGGTAAAAATGCTTAAAAAAGCAGGATTTGACGGATTTTTAATTGGGGAAAATTTTATGAAGACCTCAGATCCGGCTCAGGCCATGAGAGACTTTGTCGCTCTAATTTAA
- a CDS encoding anthranilate synthase component II: protein MSTKILVVDNYDSFTYNLVHLLNELGHEPTVIRNDKFTLEDVEQYDKILLSPGPGIPSEAGLLLAVIEKYAATKSILGVCLGQQAIAEVFGGKLYNLNRPVHGTATDINVVSDSDVVFNDLPKQFKVGRYHSWAVEAENLPADLEVTAVDANGVIMALRHKKFDVRGVQFHPESVLTEYGKEMIANWLNNGE from the coding sequence ATGAGCACAAAGATATTAGTCGTAGATAATTACGATTCGTTTACCTATAATCTGGTACATCTCTTAAACGAATTGGGCCACGAGCCAACCGTTATCAGAAATGATAAATTTACTCTGGAAGATGTGGAACAATATGATAAGATTCTACTTTCTCCGGGTCCGGGGATACCCTCGGAAGCAGGTTTACTCTTAGCTGTAATAGAAAAATACGCAGCAACCAAAAGTATTTTGGGGGTTTGTTTAGGACAACAGGCTATAGCGGAAGTTTTTGGAGGAAAGTTATATAATTTAAACCGTCCTGTACACGGAACTGCCACAGACATAAACGTAGTTAGCGATAGCGATGTGGTGTTTAATGATCTTCCTAAACAGTTTAAAGTTGGGAGATATCATTCATGGGCTGTTGAAGCAGAGAATTTGCCAGCTGATCTGGAAGTAACTGCTGTAGATGCAAACGGAGTTATTATGGCTCTCCGACACAAAAAATTTGATGTACGGGGAGTGCAGTTCCATCCAGAATCTGTTCTGACAGAATATGGTAAGGAGATGATTGCCAATTGGCTGAATAATGGTGAGTAG
- a CDS encoding chorismate mutase: MKSTADCKNIRDVRDSIDFIDRELIGLIGRRAEYVKKAAEFKSSERDVRAADRVETMLKIRKIWAAEENISPEIIEKIYRDLVAYFVAEELHNWKERL; the protein is encoded by the coding sequence ATGAAAAGTACGGCAGACTGTAAAAATATTCGGGACGTGAGGGATAGCATAGATTTTATAGATCGTGAACTTATCGGGTTGATTGGCAGAAGGGCAGAATATGTGAAAAAGGCAGCTGAATTTAAAAGCAGTGAGCGGGATGTAAGAGCAGCTGATCGTGTAGAGACTATGTTAAAGATCCGCAAAATATGGGCGGCGGAAGAAAATATAAGCCCGGAAATTATTGAAAAAATATATAGAGATTTGGTGGCTTACTTCGTCGCCGAAGAATTACATAATTGGAAAGAAAGATTATGA
- a CDS encoding anthranilate synthase component I, translating to MKKYKINVIHKRLLADTTTPVAIYLRLRDIFANTILLESSDYHSRENSMSFVCCEPIAGIKLEDGILTKVYPDGNSEIQEPGTFNLVDEISNFRQSFESDADVNHKFITDGLFGYFTHEAIEHFEDITLKADENDERKIPTMQYHVYRYIIAINHFKNELYIVKNESEFDTETNNVDKVEYLIQNKNFPEYNFSVNGQETSNFTDEEFKALVLKMKEHIYRGDVFQIVPSRAFKTPFLGDEFNVYRALRSINPSPYLFYFDYGSYKIFGSSPEAQLTIKNNVASIFPIAGTFKRSGNDNEDKAIAERLENDPKESAEHVMLVDLARNDLSRHCENVQVKAYKEVQFYSHLIHLVSKVSGHLKSGINSFKVVADTFPAGTLSGAPKYRAMEIIDENENIKRSFYSGAIGFSGFNGDFNHAIMIRSFLSKENILHYQAGAGIVADSDPESELNEVNNKIAALRNAIIMAESI from the coding sequence ATGAAAAAATATAAGATCAACGTTATACATAAAAGATTGTTGGCAGACACAACAACACCAGTTGCCATATACTTGCGCCTGCGAGATATTTTTGCAAATACTATCCTGCTGGAAAGCTCGGATTATCACAGCCGCGAAAATAGTATGAGCTTTGTTTGTTGCGAGCCAATTGCCGGTATAAAACTGGAGGACGGGATATTAACCAAAGTATATCCGGACGGAAATAGTGAAATACAGGAACCCGGAACTTTTAATCTGGTAGATGAAATCAGTAATTTCAGACAAAGTTTTGAAAGTGATGCAGATGTAAATCATAAATTTATAACAGATGGCCTTTTTGGTTATTTTACCCACGAAGCGATCGAGCATTTTGAAGATATCACACTGAAAGCAGATGAGAATGATGAACGTAAGATACCAACAATGCAGTATCATGTTTATCGTTATATTATTGCTATAAATCACTTTAAAAACGAGCTGTATATCGTAAAAAATGAAAGTGAATTTGATACAGAAACGAATAACGTAGACAAAGTAGAGTACCTTATACAAAATAAAAACTTCCCAGAATATAATTTCTCTGTGAATGGTCAGGAAACTTCAAACTTTACAGACGAGGAGTTTAAGGCTTTGGTCTTAAAAATGAAGGAACATATTTATAGAGGAGATGTTTTTCAGATAGTTCCGTCGAGAGCGTTTAAGACACCTTTCCTTGGAGATGAGTTTAACGTATACCGAGCGCTTAGATCAATCAACCCGTCTCCGTATCTGTTCTATTTTGATTATGGAAGCTATAAAATTTTCGGGTCATCGCCGGAAGCGCAGTTAACCATTAAAAATAATGTAGCTAGTATATTCCCTATTGCAGGGACTTTTAAGCGTTCTGGCAATGACAACGAAGATAAAGCCATTGCAGAACGTTTAGAGAATGACCCCAAAGAATCTGCCGAACATGTAATGCTGGTGGATCTGGCTAGAAATGACTTAAGCCGCCATTGTGAAAACGTACAGGTAAAAGCCTATAAAGAGGTTCAGTTCTATTCACATCTTATCCATTTGGTTTCGAAAGTGAGCGGTCATTTGAAAAGTGGTATCAACTCTTTTAAAGTTGTTGCAGATACTTTTCCAGCCGGAACGTTAAGTGGTGCGCCTAAATACAGGGCGATGGAAATTATCGATGAAAATGAAAACATCAAAAGAAGTTTTTACAGTGGAGCCATAGGTTTTTCGGGATTCAATGGAGATTTTAACCATGCAATCATGATCCGTTCTTTTTTAAGTAAGGAAAATATTCTTCACTATCAGGCCGGAGCAGGAATTGTTGCAGACTCTGATCCTGAAAGCGAGCTGAATGAGGTTAATAACAAAATTGCAGCGCTTAGAAATGCCATTATTATGGCGGAAAGCATATAA
- a CDS encoding NUDIX domain-containing protein, translating to MSKENPWKKTGSRPIFENPWISLTEFQIINPVGNPGTYSTIHFKNLAVGIIAIDDADNIALIGQYRFPIEQYSWEVPAGGCPVGTDPLESAKRELLEETGLLAENWAEIQRLHLSNSVSDELAIIYLAEGLTQKEAQPEETELLEYKKVPFEEALKLVLNGEITDSISVAAILKVKCLRTLPSLNVEATDR from the coding sequence ATGTCTAAAGAAAACCCATGGAAAAAAACAGGAAGCAGGCCAATCTTTGAGAACCCCTGGATTAGCCTGACCGAGTTTCAAATAATAAATCCTGTAGGAAATCCCGGAACTTATAGTACCATACATTTCAAAAATCTTGCTGTCGGTATTATTGCTATTGACGATGCGGACAATATTGCTTTAATAGGGCAGTATCGATTTCCAATCGAGCAATACAGCTGGGAGGTTCCAGCAGGCGGCTGCCCTGTTGGAACGGATCCTTTAGAATCTGCTAAAAGAGAACTTTTGGAAGAAACAGGACTATTAGCCGAAAACTGGGCTGAAATACAAAGATTACATCTTTCAAACTCTGTAAGCGACGAATTAGCTATTATCTATCTTGCCGAAGGCCTTACGCAAAAAGAGGCTCAGCCCGAAGAGACAGAATTGCTGGAATATAAAAAGGTCCCTTTTGAAGAAGCATTAAAACTGGTTTTAAATGGCGAGATCACCGATTCAATCAGCGTAGCTGCTATTTTAAAAGTAAAATGCCTTAGAACTCTGCCTAGTTTAAATGTCGAAGCTACTGATAGATAA
- a CDS encoding DUF4783 domain-containing protein, translated as MKTLKNIYLLMALMVMSLATFAKDKSKAQRTLSFSVENYVQSLKTGYSDNLSEILADNVKININRNGKLLTYGKSDALKYNKNANIIQNCQITQNVLTQSDSYAIVNVSMKYEHFTRENIITLANTDGSWKITEVNSVFK; from the coding sequence ATGAAAACTTTAAAAAACATCTATCTGCTAATGGCTTTAATGGTAATGAGTCTGGCAACCTTTGCGAAAGATAAAAGCAAAGCACAAAGAACACTTTCTTTCAGCGTTGAAAATTATGTGCAATCTTTAAAAACGGGTTATTCGGATAATTTATCCGAGATCTTAGCGGATAACGTTAAGATTAATATCAACAGAAACGGGAAATTACTTACTTATGGTAAATCTGATGCTTTAAAATACAATAAGAATGCAAATATCATTCAGAATTGTCAGATTACTCAAAACGTACTTACTCAAAGTGACTCTTATGCCATTGTGAATGTAAGTATGAAATACGAGCATTTTACAAGAGAGAATATCATAACGCTGGCCAATACTGACGGTTCCTGGAAAATAACCGAGGTTAATTCCGTTTTTAAATAA
- a CDS encoding zinc-dependent metalloprotease produces the protein MSKHFPKIALACLISVLAISSCKSKKKTAAKNVSPIVIPKPQPKPGAFKSFSELIKSNTKRDSGLFNVYYLDDKYYYEIPDSLLGREMLSVTRYAKTPPKDGTYGGEEVNSQVWIWEKVGKKILVKVPSYTNVADKESDMYESVRNSNLAPILASFDIKAYGKDSTSWLIDINDLFAKDVSALGLPQSDKLEYKVQRMDESRSFIDTIKSFPLNIETRTVKTYIATAPPGDASLGSTTIEFNTSMVILPKKPMKPRLYDQRVGFFSQRQMDYGLDAQKATQTRYVRRWKLEPKDPEAYKRGELVEPKRQIVFYLDPATPKKWRPYLIQGVKDWNVAFEAAGFKNAITCLEAPTDDPDWSPEDSRYSVIRYFASNIPNAYGPHIADPRSGEIIESDIGWYHNVMNLLRNWFFVQTAAVNPEARSPKFKDEVMGQLIRFVSSHEVGHTLGLAHNFGSSYAYPVDSLRSASFTHKMGGTAPSIMDYARFNYVAQPGDKGVLLYPGIGPYDKWAIKWGYTWFDENESADEIAKRLNKWTIEKVKDPIYFYGRQGVIIDPRSQAEDLGNDAIKASKYGIANLKRILPNIEKWTYQEGQPYNDLVELYQELIVQFNRYMGHVRTSIGGIYENPKTYDQEGSVFTHVEKEKQKNSMRFIAEEAFKTPKWLIDEKQLSKIDNGNMFAFTTSTQASILAGILEQGRLSRVLDNMRKNGSKAYSIQELFLDLKNSVWTELSTGGNIDSYRRALQRAYIGRLEFLSNPAVSANSDIRPMALEQLRILQGDIKRAIPRYNDSLLRAHLNESLLRIDKILNPR, from the coding sequence ATGAGTAAGCATTTTCCTAAAATAGCACTGGCCTGTCTTATTTCTGTATTGGCCATATCTTCATGTAAGTCTAAGAAAAAAACAGCGGCAAAGAACGTATCTCCTATTGTAATTCCTAAACCGCAACCTAAGCCGGGTGCGTTTAAATCTTTTTCGGAATTAATAAAGTCTAACACCAAACGCGATAGCGGTTTATTTAATGTCTATTATCTGGATGATAAATATTATTATGAGATTCCGGATTCTCTTTTAGGAAGAGAAATGCTAAGCGTTACCCGCTATGCAAAAACACCACCAAAAGATGGGACCTACGGCGGTGAAGAAGTTAATTCGCAAGTTTGGATCTGGGAAAAAGTGGGTAAGAAAATACTTGTAAAAGTACCTTCTTACACCAACGTGGCAGATAAAGAATCGGATATGTACGAGTCTGTAAGAAACTCTAATCTGGCTCCTATTCTGGCTTCTTTCGATATCAAGGCCTATGGAAAGGATTCTACAAGTTGGCTTATAGATATAAACGATCTTTTTGCCAAGGATGTAAGCGCATTAGGCTTACCGCAGTCTGATAAACTGGAATATAAAGTTCAGCGTATGGACGAATCCCGGTCTTTTATTGATACAATTAAGTCTTTCCCTTTAAATATAGAAACAAGAACGGTTAAAACATATATTGCAACAGCTCCTCCGGGAGATGCCTCTTTAGGCTCGACTACCATTGAGTTTAATACCTCGATGGTGATTTTACCAAAAAAACCGATGAAACCGAGATTATACGATCAAAGAGTCGGCTTTTTTTCACAAAGACAAATGGATTATGGTTTAGATGCGCAAAAGGCCACACAGACGAGATATGTCAGAAGATGGAAGTTGGAGCCCAAAGATCCGGAAGCTTATAAAAGAGGTGAGCTGGTAGAGCCTAAGCGACAAATTGTGTTTTATCTTGACCCTGCAACACCCAAAAAATGGAGGCCTTATCTGATACAGGGAGTAAAAGATTGGAATGTGGCTTTTGAAGCGGCGGGTTTTAAAAATGCTATTACGTGTTTAGAAGCCCCTACTGATGACCCGGATTGGTCACCGGAAGACTCCAGATATTCTGTAATCCGGTATTTCGCATCAAACATACCTAACGCCTACGGTCCGCATATCGCAGATCCGAGATCAGGAGAAATTATAGAGTCGGACATTGGTTGGTACCACAATGTAATGAACCTATTACGCAATTGGTTTTTTGTACAAACTGCTGCGGTAAATCCTGAAGCACGGTCCCCAAAATTTAAAGATGAGGTTATGGGGCAGCTTATACGTTTTGTGTCTTCTCATGAAGTGGGGCATACACTAGGGCTGGCTCATAATTTTGGTTCCAGTTATGCGTATCCTGTTGATTCGCTACGTTCTGCAAGTTTTACCCATAAAATGGGAGGAACCGCACCTTCGATAATGGATTATGCAAGATTTAACTATGTTGCCCAGCCGGGGGATAAAGGCGTATTGTTGTATCCCGGAATTGGCCCTTATGACAAATGGGCGATTAAATGGGGCTATACCTGGTTTGATGAAAACGAATCTGCAGACGAAATTGCCAAAAGATTGAATAAGTGGACCATAGAAAAGGTTAAAGATCCTATTTATTTTTATGGCAGACAGGGCGTTATCATAGATCCAAGATCACAGGCGGAGGATCTGGGTAATGATGCTATAAAGGCGTCCAAATATGGGATTGCCAATTTAAAACGTATTCTTCCAAATATCGAAAAATGGACTTATCAGGAAGGGCAGCCATATAACGATCTGGTTGAGTTGTATCAGGAACTCATTGTTCAGTTTAACCGCTACATGGGGCATGTGAGAACAAGCATTGGAGGTATTTACGAGAATCCAAAAACCTATGATCAGGAAGGAAGTGTTTTTACGCATGTGGAGAAGGAAAAGCAAAAGAATTCAATGAGATTTATAGCGGAGGAGGCTTTTAAAACTCCAAAATGGCTGATTGATGAAAAGCAACTTTCTAAAATAGATAATGGTAATATGTTCGCGTTTACAACATCAACTCAGGCAAGTATTTTAGCTGGTATTTTAGAACAAGGCAGATTGTCGAGGGTTTTGGATAACATGCGTAAAAACGGAAGCAAAGCTTATTCTATTCAGGAATTGTTTCTTGATTTAAAAAACTCTGTTTGGACTGAATTGAGCACAGGGGGAAATATCGACAGTTATAGAAGGGCTTTGCAAAGAGCTTATATCGGAAGGCTTGAATTTTTATCAAACCCGGCAGTTTCTGCTAATTCTGATATAAGACCAATGGCGCTTGAGCAATTGAGGATCTTGCAAGGCGATATAAAAAGAGCGATTCCGAGATATAACGATAGTTTGTTGCGGGCACATTTAAACGAGTCGCTGCTTAGAATAGATAAGATCTTAAATCCGCGCTAA
- a CDS encoding aspartyl protease family protein: protein MDFLWRISFLLLLLLSSLKGIAQTQAAFALPEGKKKMRIPIVKAGSLIILKTYLNKKGPFNFVLDSGVDPMVIVDPTIKDSLNLDYVRKVEIGGLGEQQDLVAFITPGIHVDIGPVEAKRLGAVILQQQYTNLSTYAGIPIHGLIGYDFFNSFTVKTSIQDGYIICSDKSIEQAKRRDIRIPISLERKKPYCKAEVTAKDGKKYALKLLIDSGGEHTLALETWQGRSFPLPDSIINGSLGMGLEGRVRGYFGRIKELSIRRLKIPDLLTSFPIYEDVGKKVNQAVARNGSLGSQLLQYYNVVFDYHRGYIALAPYQKVLPAIEYNMSDLEIVADGKRFNQYRVYKVSGDSAKDLKEGDVLVSIDSKPVSFLRLDEIYQILRSGDGKLIPISVRRNNRIYSTELRLKKKI from the coding sequence ATGGACTTTCTCTGGAGAATATCGTTTTTGCTTTTGCTTCTTTTAAGTAGTTTGAAAGGGATTGCTCAGACTCAGGCCGCATTTGCGTTGCCTGAAGGCAAGAAGAAGATGCGTATTCCCATAGTTAAGGCCGGAAGTTTGATAATCTTAAAAACCTATTTAAATAAAAAAGGTCCTTTCAATTTTGTACTGGATTCGGGAGTAGACCCAATGGTGATTGTTGATCCAACTATAAAAGATTCTTTGAATCTGGATTATGTGCGAAAGGTTGAAATTGGCGGATTGGGCGAACAGCAAGATCTAGTTGCATTTATTACACCCGGTATTCATGTAGATATTGGTCCGGTGGAAGCTAAAAGATTGGGGGCTGTAATTCTTCAACAACAGTACACTAATTTATCTACTTACGCTGGTATTCCTATTCATGGTTTAATTGGTTATGATTTTTTTAACAGTTTCACTGTGAAGACTTCCATTCAGGACGGGTACATCATTTGCAGCGATAAATCTATAGAGCAAGCGAAAAGAAGAGATATTCGAATCCCTATTTCTTTGGAGCGAAAAAAGCCCTATTGTAAAGCGGAGGTAACAGCTAAGGATGGAAAGAAATATGCGCTTAAATTATTAATAGACTCTGGCGGTGAACATACGCTTGCTTTAGAGACATGGCAGGGTAGAAGTTTTCCCCTGCCGGATTCCATTATCAACGGATCGTTGGGCATGGGATTGGAAGGTCGTGTGAGGGGGTATTTTGGGAGAATAAAAGAATTGAGCATTAGAAGGTTAAAGATTCCTGATTTATTAACTTCATTCCCTATTTATGAAGATGTAGGGAAAAAGGTTAACCAGGCTGTAGCCAGAAATGGCAGTTTAGGAAGTCAGCTGTTGCAATATTACAATGTAGTTTTTGACTATCATAGAGGCTATATCGCGCTTGCTCCTTACCAAAAGGTATTACCAGCGATTGAATATAATATGAGTGATCTTGAAATTGTAGCTGATGGAAAGAGGTTCAATCAATACAGGGTTTATAAAGTTAGCGGAGACAGTGCTAAAGATTTGAAAGAGGGCGATGTTTTGGTAAGCATTGACTCTAAGCCGGTTTCTTTTTTAAGGTTAGATGAAATTTATCAAATCCTGCGTTCGGGGGATGGAAAACTTATCCCAATTTCTGTGAGACGTAACAATCGTATATATAGTACCGAACTACGGTTAAAGAAAAAGATATAA
- a CDS encoding D-alanyl-D-alanine carboxypeptidase translates to MNRYLSLIFLALFLTNPSFSQKKKKASEVNLLAQKIEETEGEFLSGFILKDLESNNTVYERNANKKFVLGSNTKVLTLLGGLYNLKDSIASFRYTVNGDSLILWPTGDPTFLHADFKKQPAFDFLKRSNKNIYLVSGLYKGEKFGKNWPWDNYDSAVQTEITEFPIYGNVAVFKVLSNGKSNICPDLASLYFSENSSSSEVNKVIRQADNNNLKVPANLPKGYSQKIPLLLDAALQAGLLTDTLLASGHSTTSVVSIPLNNHPVSPGTLSNAKSLDVYKALLKHNESLFGEQLLLNYCVGLNKPMTIENGIQECLKHFRFAKEGLFWQDGSGLSYQNIGTPAMLVSALQEIKTKVPDSNMLFELFGQHIPQVYAQQGNLANTYNTSGYIVGNSGKKYVFSFLHNNVKEVSEAKQRVEDILKLIQENY, encoded by the coding sequence ATGAACAGATATCTAAGCCTCATTTTTCTGGCTTTATTCCTAACAAATCCAAGTTTTTCGCAGAAAAAGAAAAAAGCATCTGAAGTAAACCTGCTGGCACAAAAAATTGAAGAAACGGAAGGAGAGTTTTTAAGCGGCTTCATTCTTAAAGATCTGGAAAGTAACAACACGGTTTACGAACGCAACGCGAATAAAAAATTTGTGTTAGGCTCCAATACCAAAGTCCTTACCCTACTGGGCGGACTTTACAACCTAAAAGATTCCATCGCTTCTTTTAGATATACAGTAAATGGAGATTCGCTTATTTTATGGCCAACCGGAGATCCCACCTTTCTGCATGCTGATTTTAAAAAACAACCAGCTTTTGATTTTTTAAAGCGTTCAAATAAAAACATCTATCTGGTATCAGGCCTATACAAAGGAGAGAAGTTTGGAAAAAACTGGCCATGGGATAACTACGATTCTGCAGTGCAAACCGAAATAACCGAGTTTCCAATATATGGTAATGTTGCCGTCTTTAAAGTGCTGTCTAATGGAAAATCCAATATCTGCCCGGATTTAGCTTCATTGTATTTTTCGGAAAACTCTTCTTCCAGCGAAGTAAATAAGGTAATTAGACAGGCAGACAATAATAATCTAAAAGTACCGGCAAATCTCCCGAAAGGGTATTCGCAAAAAATTCCGCTTTTATTAGATGCTGCTTTACAGGCTGGCCTGCTAACCGATACACTTTTAGCTTCGGGCCACTCCACAACCTCGGTTGTCTCTATCCCGCTAAATAATCATCCTGTAAGTCCTGGAACTTTAAGCAATGCTAAATCGCTGGATGTTTATAAAGCATTGTTAAAACACAACGAAAGCTTGTTTGGCGAGCAATTATTATTAAACTACTGCGTTGGCCTAAATAAACCCATGACTATTGAAAATGGTATTCAGGAATGCCTGAAGCATTTTCGTTTCGCCAAGGAAGGTCTTTTCTGGCAAGACGGCAGTGGTTTATCTTATCAAAACATAGGAACACCAGCAATGTTGGTATCTGCTTTGCAGGAGATAAAAACAAAAGTTCCAGATTCCAATATGCTATTCGAGCTGTTTGGACAGCATATACCTCAGGTGTATGCACAACAGGGCAATTTAGCCAATACTTATAATACAAGTGGCTATATTGTTGGAAATTCGGGCAAGAAATACGTTTTTTCATTTCTTCACAATAACGTTAAGGAGGTTAGCGAAGCCAAACAACGTGTAGAAGATATTTTAAAACTTATTCAGGAGAATTATTAA
- a CDS encoding SDR family oxidoreductase — protein MSLENKVAYITGGTKGIGFGIAKSLISAGLKVAISGRKATDLEKAKTELASDNLLAIVSDVRNFADEQNAVNQIVNKFGKLDIVIANAGIGKFAPIDQLSLEDWNDMIDTNLTGVFHTLKASVEQLKANKGHYISISSLAGTNFFAGGAGYNASKFGVVGFTQAAMLDLREYDVKTTTIMPGSVTSHFNDHVPNDADGWKIKPEDIGQIVVDLLKLNPNVLPSKIEVRPTKTK, from the coding sequence ATGAGTTTAGAAAATAAAGTAGCCTATATCACCGGAGGTACCAAAGGAATTGGCTTTGGTATTGCTAAATCATTGATAAGCGCAGGCCTAAAAGTAGCTATATCCGGTAGAAAAGCAACAGATCTTGAAAAAGCAAAGACCGAATTGGCAAGTGACAATCTATTAGCTATTGTTTCTGACGTAAGAAATTTTGCCGATGAACAAAACGCCGTAAACCAAATTGTAAACAAGTTTGGCAAACTGGATATTGTAATTGCCAATGCCGGAATCGGCAAATTTGCACCAATAGACCAATTAAGTCTCGAAGATTGGAACGACATGATTGATACTAATCTGACAGGAGTTTTCCATACTTTAAAAGCGAGTGTAGAACAACTAAAAGCAAACAAAGGCCATTATATTTCCATATCTAGTCTGGCAGGGACTAACTTTTTTGCAGGTGGCGCCGGCTACAATGCATCTAAATTTGGGGTTGTTGGCTTCACGCAGGCCGCCATGTTGGATTTACGTGAATACGACGTTAAAACAACTACCATCATGCCTGGCTCGGTAACTTCCCATTTTAACGACCATGTTCCCAATGACGCAGATGGCTGGAAGATAAAACCAGAAGATATTGGACAAATAGTGGTTGATTTATTGAAGCTAAATCCAAATGTGCTACCTTCTAAAATTGAAGTTCGCCCAACTAAAACAAAATAG
- a CDS encoding TlpA disulfide reductase family protein, translating into MKKLQIFLIAIYVFLSFNGFSQTTRIPLSEKSVVKDSTGLVYTYENWSSLIKTGEYKLVKSKMGNDEYLIIGRENVNDNENKQIYRGNSANFVGKKIKFPYMTDLQGRDYWNDILKDKVVVLNFWFVKCAPCKAEIPLLNELYWKYSERENVVFLAVCLDNGGMISEFMKTTPFVYKQVPSGIEIARKFNIAGYPTNLIIDKGVVKYGTTGFTKANIQKAEEILNQCL; encoded by the coding sequence ATGAAAAAACTGCAGATCTTTTTAATAGCCATATATGTATTTTTAAGTTTTAATGGGTTTAGTCAAACAACCAGAATCCCTTTGTCGGAGAAATCGGTGGTAAAGGATTCCACAGGTCTTGTTTATACTTACGAAAACTGGTCGTCATTAATCAAGACCGGAGAATATAAGTTGGTAAAAAGCAAAATGGGAAACGACGAATATTTAATAATAGGTAGGGAAAACGTAAATGACAATGAAAACAAACAAATTTACCGCGGTAATTCGGCAAACTTTGTGGGAAAGAAAATAAAATTTCCTTATATGACTGATTTGCAGGGTAGGGATTATTGGAACGACATCCTGAAAGATAAAGTTGTTGTACTGAACTTTTGGTTTGTAAAGTGTGCGCCTTGTAAAGCAGAAATACCTCTTCTAAACGAATTGTATTGGAAATATAGTGAACGTGAAAATGTTGTTTTTCTTGCGGTATGCTTAGATAATGGAGGGATGATCAGTGAATTTATGAAAACAACCCCTTTTGTTTATAAACAAGTCCCTTCAGGGATTGAGATAGCAAGGAAATTTAATATTGCTGGATATCCAACTAATTTAATTATAGACAAGGGTGTTGTGAAATATGGGACGACAGGATTTACCAAAGCTAATATTCAGAAGGCGGAAGAAATATTAAATCAGTGTTTGTAG